A window from Methylococcus mesophilus encodes these proteins:
- the glcF gene encoding glycolate oxidase subunit GlcF: MLTRLSDNFLGTPAGREAEAILRACVHCGFCTAACPTYRLLGDERDGPRGRIYLIKSMLEGEPATERTRSHLDRCLSCRACESACPSGVRYGRLADIARGIVDEQAPRPRLARVQRKLLRMILPYPARFAPWVGLARRLSPLLPPVLRNKLPLVSETRPWPPARHPRTMLALGGCVQPVLAPSIDAAAARVLDRLGISLIRISESGCCGALSYHLGAHEEGLDFMRRNIDAWWPAIEAGAEAVVITASGCGVMVKEYGELLRHDPAYAEKAARVSALARDLSEVAAAEDWRSLAPLPARRIAFHSPCTLQHGQGLNGRVEELLQGLGFELTPVADAAICCGSAGAYSLLQPALSSRLREDKLRNLEAGEPDVIATANIGCLAHLASGTGRPVRHWVELLDRS, from the coding sequence ATGCTGACCCGCTTGTCCGACAATTTTCTCGGCACGCCGGCGGGGCGGGAGGCCGAAGCGATCCTCCGGGCTTGCGTCCATTGCGGCTTCTGCACTGCCGCCTGTCCCACCTATCGCCTGCTCGGCGACGAACGCGACGGCCCGCGCGGCCGTATTTACCTCATCAAATCGATGCTGGAAGGCGAGCCGGCGACGGAGCGCACGCGCAGCCACCTAGACCGCTGCCTGAGCTGCCGTGCCTGCGAAAGCGCTTGTCCCTCCGGCGTGCGCTACGGGCGGCTCGCCGACATTGCCCGCGGCATCGTCGACGAGCAGGCGCCGAGGCCGCGCCTGGCGAGGGTCCAGCGCAAGTTGTTGCGGATGATCCTGCCGTACCCGGCCAGGTTCGCGCCTTGGGTCGGCTTGGCCCGCCGGTTGAGCCCGCTGCTGCCGCCCGTCTTGCGGAACAAGCTGCCGCTTGTTTCGGAAACGCGACCCTGGCCGCCGGCCAGACACCCGCGCACCATGCTGGCCTTGGGCGGCTGCGTCCAGCCCGTCCTGGCGCCGTCCATCGACGCGGCGGCGGCGCGGGTGCTGGACCGCTTGGGGATTTCGCTGATTCGGATCTCGGAAAGCGGCTGCTGCGGCGCGCTGAGCTACCATCTCGGCGCTCATGAGGAGGGACTGGATTTCATGCGCCGCAACATCGACGCCTGGTGGCCCGCCATCGAGGCAGGCGCCGAGGCTGTCGTCATCACCGCCAGCGGTTGCGGCGTCATGGTGAAGGAGTACGGTGAGCTGCTGCGGCACGACCCGGCCTATGCGGAAAAAGCGGCGCGGGTATCCGCGCTGGCGCGGGACCTGAGCGAAGTCGCCGCCGCCGAGGACTGGCGTTCGCTGGCGCCGCTTCCCGCCCGGCGGATCGCCTTCCATTCGCCCTGTACCCTGCAGCATGGCCAGGGTCTGAACGGGCGGGTCGAGGAGTTGTTGCAAGGGCTGGGATTCGAACTGACGCCGGTCGCGGATGCCGCCATCTGCTGCGGCTCCGCCGGCGCCTATTCCCTGCTGCAGCCGGCGTTGTCGTCGAGGCTGCGGGAAGACAAGCTCCGGAACCTGGAAGCCGGCGAGCCCGACGTCATCGCCACGGCCAACATCGGCTGTCTGGCTCATCTGGCTTCCGGCACCGGGCGGCCGGTGCGACATTGGGTGGAATTGCTGGACCGGTCCTGA
- a CDS encoding nucleoside deaminase, with protein MPANTHATEQDREYMRLAIEIMRHAGVVDRTGGPFGAVIVRGGQVLASAGNSVIRDNDPTAHAEVNAIRDACRKVGTYDLSGAVLYSSCECCPMCYASAYWARIDKVFYAAAWNDYEDLFDDARINQDIAKSYAERLLTPQQLMREEALEVWREFRTLPNGARY; from the coding sequence TCACGCCACCGAACAGGACCGGGAATACATGCGGCTGGCGATCGAAATCATGCGGCACGCCGGTGTCGTCGACAGAACCGGCGGCCCGTTCGGCGCGGTCATCGTGCGCGGCGGACAGGTGCTCGCCAGTGCCGGCAACAGCGTGATCCGCGACAACGACCCGACGGCCCACGCGGAAGTCAACGCCATCCGCGACGCCTGCCGCAAAGTCGGCACCTACGACCTTTCCGGCGCCGTGCTGTACAGCAGTTGCGAATGCTGCCCGATGTGCTACGCGTCGGCTTACTGGGCCCGGATCGACAAGGTCTTCTACGCCGCCGCCTGGAACGACTACGAAGACCTGTTCGACGACGCCCGGATCAATCAGGACATCGCAAAGTCCTACGCCGAGCGTCTGCTGACGCCGCAGCAGCTCATGCGAGAGGAAGCGCTCGAGGTCTGGCGGGAATTCCGAACGTTGCCGAACGGTGCAAGATACTAA
- the glcE gene encoding glycolate oxidase subunit GlcE — protein sequence MIRDNDDSANLAGRALEACVRGEPLRIHGGGSKTFYSGTGEGRALSTLAHTGIVHYEPTELVLTARSGTPLAAIEAVLAESGQMLGFEPPHFGSGATWGGTVACGLSGPRRPWGGGVRDAVLGCRIVNGRGEVLSFGGQVMKNVAGFDVSRLMAGALGTLGLLLEISVKVLPRPECETTLCFDCSSVEAQERMIRWGGVGLPLTGMAWDGRLHLRLAGPAQAVLAAARRVGGDRPVAPEALWNGLREQTHHFFSGEGDLWRLSLPPAVDIGSLSGDWLIDWGGAQRWLRTAVSGPDAVFAAARAAGGHARLFRGANSTATRCAPLAPALAALHRRVKAAFDPVGILNRGLCQEAS from the coding sequence ATGATTCGGGATAACGACGATTCGGCAAACCTGGCGGGGCGAGCGCTGGAAGCTTGTGTCCGAGGCGAGCCGTTGAGGATTCATGGCGGAGGCAGCAAGACGTTCTATTCGGGAACGGGCGAGGGCAGAGCATTGTCGACCCTGGCCCACACCGGCATCGTCCATTACGAGCCCACCGAACTGGTGCTCACCGCTCGCAGCGGCACGCCGCTCGCCGCGATCGAAGCGGTGCTGGCGGAGTCCGGCCAGATGCTGGGCTTCGAGCCGCCGCATTTCGGCTCCGGCGCGACCTGGGGCGGGACCGTGGCCTGCGGATTGTCCGGACCGCGCAGGCCCTGGGGCGGCGGCGTCCGGGATGCGGTGCTGGGATGCCGGATAGTCAACGGGCGGGGCGAGGTGTTGTCGTTCGGCGGCCAGGTCATGAAGAACGTCGCGGGGTTCGACGTTTCCCGCCTGATGGCAGGCGCGCTCGGGACGCTGGGACTGCTGCTGGAAATCTCGGTGAAGGTGCTGCCCCGGCCCGAGTGTGAGACTACGCTGTGCTTCGATTGTTCGTCTGTGGAGGCCCAGGAGCGGATGATCCGCTGGGGCGGCGTTGGGCTGCCGCTTACCGGCATGGCCTGGGACGGGCGGCTGCACCTGCGCCTGGCCGGACCGGCGCAGGCGGTTCTAGCCGCCGCACGGCGAGTCGGCGGCGATCGGCCCGTGGCACCGGAGGCGCTCTGGAACGGCCTGCGCGAGCAGACGCATCATTTCTTCTCCGGAGAAGGCGACCTGTGGCGGTTGTCGCTGCCGCCGGCCGTGGACATCGGCAGCCTGTCCGGCGACTGGCTCATCGACTGGGGTGGTGCCCAGCGCTGGCTGCGGACGGCGGTCTCAGGTCCGGATGCGGTGTTCGCCGCCGCTCGGGCCGCCGGCGGGCACGCCCGCTTGTTCCGCGGCGCGAATTCCACGGCGACGCGTTGCGCCCCCCTGGCCCCGGCGCTGGCCGCCCTGCACCGGCGGGTGAAGGCGGCGTTCGATCCGGTAGGGATTCTCAACCGTGGACTGTGCCAGGAGGCGTCCTAA
- a CDS encoding rhomboid family intramembrane serine protease — protein MIPYRDTIPCRHTPWLTWSLMALNLAVHLYTQMLPPRGVQALFTLHGLVPARYGLPDWAATAGFPPDVYSPFITSMFLHGSWFHLVGNMWLLWIFGDNIEDRMGRVRFLFFYLLCGVVAAGLQVYFSPQSTVPTVGASGAIAGVMGAYFFLYPYARLVIWVFFLPLFVTVPAIAFLGAWVIFQLYKATSGFGGHAPYADVAWWGHLGGFLIGVLTHRLFLLPEREPPEETGLRRART, from the coding sequence GTGATTCCCTATCGCGATACCATCCCCTGCCGCCATACGCCCTGGTTAACGTGGAGCCTGATGGCGCTCAATCTCGCGGTTCATCTTTACACGCAAATGCTCCCGCCCAGGGGGGTGCAAGCGCTGTTCACCCTGCACGGCCTGGTGCCGGCGCGCTACGGACTGCCGGACTGGGCGGCGACGGCGGGCTTCCCGCCCGATGTGTACAGCCCTTTCATCACCAGCATGTTCCTGCACGGCAGCTGGTTCCACCTGGTAGGCAACATGTGGCTGCTGTGGATCTTCGGCGACAACATCGAGGACCGCATGGGCAGGGTGCGGTTCCTGTTCTTCTATCTGCTGTGCGGCGTGGTGGCGGCGGGGCTCCAGGTCTATTTCAGTCCGCAGTCGACGGTCCCCACGGTGGGAGCGTCCGGCGCGATTGCCGGGGTCATGGGGGCCTATTTCTTCCTGTACCCTTACGCCCGGCTGGTGATCTGGGTGTTCTTCCTGCCGCTGTTCGTCACCGTGCCGGCGATTGCTTTTCTCGGGGCCTGGGTCATCTTCCAGCTTTACAAGGCGACCAGCGGCTTCGGCGGCCATGCGCCGTATGCGGACGTGGCGTGGTGGGGGCACCTGGGCGGTTTCCTCATCGGGGTGCTCACGCACCGGCTGTTTCTGCTCCCGGAGCGCGAGCCGCCTGAAGAGACCGGTTTGCGCCGGGCGCGCACGTGA
- a CDS encoding transporter has product MPTSLAKELMRPYRNALALAALCALQACTTTTPGQPVPESGGSGHAPSRAARKNGDAEPDRHLDELIAAYGAARADAVLKSNSKAPQAADRAYDEALLAYGRERGAVLEDAFFKGRYNRSRARSPENLESWRSQPDIANPGADLANFPNSAFTLPEGRAYVEIAPFAYYGSAENQPAQYNTEFLLRYGLTDDIELRLFGNGVSWQGGAKPEWGFSPLAFDTKIQLWLEKQDYFLPAAGFEAYLQTPWLSSSSVFNQGTQPSFTFNFDQSLPFDIDLEYNFGATRTQNVNQDNVWELSIQWALQRDLFDRDFAVFVHGYHNNLSLPRGSTTAPGTLGGDSQNAVGAGFIWTLNNRISFWGQTSRGTTRITASIISFMGFAAAF; this is encoded by the coding sequence ATGCCGACCTCGCTTGCCAAGGAACTCATGAGGCCTTATCGAAACGCGCTGGCGCTGGCCGCGCTGTGCGCCCTGCAAGCTTGCACCACGACAACTCCCGGACAGCCAGTACCGGAATCGGGCGGAAGCGGGCATGCTCCGTCACGCGCTGCACGGAAAAACGGGGACGCCGAGCCGGATCGGCATTTGGACGAGTTGATCGCAGCCTACGGAGCGGCCCGCGCCGATGCGGTATTAAAATCCAACTCGAAGGCGCCTCAAGCGGCAGATCGCGCCTACGACGAAGCGCTGCTCGCCTACGGGAGGGAGCGGGGCGCCGTCCTGGAGGACGCGTTTTTCAAGGGACGCTACAACCGCTCCCGCGCCCGTTCACCGGAGAACCTGGAAAGCTGGCGCTCGCAGCCGGACATCGCCAATCCGGGAGCGGACCTCGCGAACTTTCCCAACAGCGCGTTCACGCTGCCTGAAGGACGGGCCTATGTGGAAATCGCGCCGTTCGCCTATTACGGGTCTGCCGAAAACCAACCGGCCCAGTACAACACCGAGTTCCTGCTGCGCTACGGCCTGACCGACGACATTGAACTCCGGCTTTTCGGCAACGGAGTGAGCTGGCAGGGCGGCGCGAAACCGGAATGGGGGTTTTCCCCTCTGGCATTCGACACCAAGATCCAGCTCTGGCTGGAAAAACAGGATTATTTTCTGCCCGCGGCTGGCTTCGAGGCCTATTTACAGACGCCCTGGCTAAGCAGTTCGTCCGTTTTCAATCAGGGCACCCAGCCGTCTTTCACCTTCAATTTCGACCAGTCCCTGCCGTTCGACATCGACCTCGAATACAATTTCGGAGCCACCCGGACACAGAACGTCAACCAGGACAACGTCTGGGAACTCAGCATCCAGTGGGCTCTGCAGCGCGATTTGTTCGACAGGGATTTCGCCGTATTCGTCCACGGTTACCATAACAATCTGTCGCTGCCCCGCGGCTCAACCACCGCGCCGGGAACGCTCGGCGGCGACAGCCAGAACGCAGTCGGCGCCGGCTTCATATGGACGCTCAACAACCGCATCTCGTTTTGGGGGCAAACAAGCCGCGGAACTACGCGGATCACCGCCTCGATCATCAGCTTCATGGGCTTCGCGGCGGCTTTCTGA
- the soxC gene encoding sulfite dehydrogenase, with product MKPSIEPDALPSETVGTEPDRRRFLKAGLAVTGAALTGTDRAEPPPWMTRPGAPLSNYGLPSPHERAVIRWVAANADAPGNGISWTPLERLEGIVTPSGLHFERHHNGVPQIDPAVHRLAVHGLVGKALSFGIDDLLRYPMTSRLCFIECGGNSNAGWHQEPMQAPAGNIHGLASCSEWTGVPLATALAECGLQPDAKWLIAEGADAAAMNVSIPLDKALDDALLALYQNGERLRPENGYPLRLVLPGWEGVTNVKWLHRLQLADQPAMARNETAKYTELLPSGQARQFSFVMEAKSVITRPSAVQALPGPGLHPISGLAWSGRGAIRRVEVSTDGGKTWQDAALDSPVLPKCFTRFRLPWRWDGSPAVLKSRATDETGYVQPERQILVAERGRHGYFHYNAIVSWAVAADGSVSHVYA from the coding sequence ATGAAGCCCTCCATCGAACCCGACGCCCTTCCGTCCGAAACCGTCGGCACCGAGCCGGACCGCCGCCGCTTCCTGAAAGCAGGGCTGGCCGTCACCGGCGCCGCCCTGACCGGCACCGACCGGGCTGAGCCGCCGCCTTGGATGACGCGGCCCGGCGCTCCGCTTTCCAATTACGGCCTGCCCTCGCCGCATGAACGCGCCGTCATCCGCTGGGTCGCGGCCAATGCCGACGCGCCGGGGAACGGGATTTCCTGGACACCGCTGGAGCGGCTGGAAGGCATCGTCACCCCCAGCGGCCTGCATTTCGAGCGCCACCACAACGGCGTGCCGCAGATCGATCCCGCCGTACATCGGCTCGCGGTGCATGGGCTGGTCGGCAAGGCCTTGAGTTTCGGCATCGACGACCTCCTGCGCTACCCGATGACCTCGCGGCTGTGCTTCATCGAATGCGGCGGCAACAGCAATGCCGGCTGGCACCAGGAGCCGATGCAGGCGCCGGCCGGGAATATCCACGGCCTCGCCTCCTGCAGCGAATGGACCGGCGTTCCGCTGGCCACCGCGCTGGCGGAATGCGGTCTGCAGCCGGACGCCAAATGGCTGATCGCGGAAGGCGCCGACGCCGCGGCAATGAACGTGAGCATCCCGCTCGACAAGGCGCTGGACGATGCCCTGCTCGCCCTGTACCAGAACGGCGAGCGGCTGCGGCCCGAGAACGGCTATCCGCTGCGCCTGGTCCTGCCCGGCTGGGAGGGCGTCACCAACGTCAAATGGCTGCACCGGCTGCAGCTCGCCGATCAGCCGGCGATGGCGCGCAACGAAACCGCCAAGTACACCGAGTTGCTGCCTTCCGGCCAGGCCCGCCAGTTCAGTTTCGTCATGGAAGCCAAGTCGGTGATCACCCGCCCCTCCGCCGTCCAAGCCTTGCCCGGCCCCGGCCTGCACCCGATCTCCGGGCTGGCCTGGAGCGGCCGGGGCGCGATCCGGCGGGTGGAAGTTTCGACCGATGGCGGCAAGACCTGGCAGGACGCGGCGCTCGACTCGCCCGTGCTGCCCAAGTGCTTCACGCGCTTCCGCCTCCCCTGGCGCTGGGACGGTTCACCTGCCGTACTCAAGAGCCGGGCCACCGACGAAACCGGCTACGTCCAGCCCGAACGCCAGATCCTGGTCGCCGAGCGCGGCCGCCACGGCTATTTCCATTACAACGCGATCGTGTCCTGGGCCGTCGCCGCCGATGGGAGCGTCAGCCATGTCTATGCGTGA
- a CDS encoding FAD-linked oxidase C-terminal domain-containing protein, whose amino-acid sequence MSAPEDLRPFECDALSAYTVLPWIAVLPETVEQVRAVLRLCHSQKVPVVARGAGTGLSGGALPVAEGVLLSLAKFNRILEVDPANRLARVQPGVRNLAISEAAAPFGLYYAPDPSSQVACTIGGNVAENSGGVHCLKYGLTVHNVLQVTLLTIEGELLTLGSLGLDSPGYDLLAVINGSEGLLGVIVEVVVKLLPAPETARTLLAAFDSIEAAGKAVAGVIGAGLLPAGLEMMDKLTLRATEEFVHAGYPVDAAAVVLCEMDGMAEQVEAEIAQARAVLAAHGALEVRESRDEAERRKFWAGRKAAFPAVGRIAPDYYCIDGTIPRKRLAEVLGRIGELSEQFGLAVGNVFHAGDGNLHPLILYDASHPGELERAEALGEEILTLCVEVGGTVTGEHGVGIEKLNPMCVQFGAPELRQFHSLKAVFDAGGLLNPGKAVPTLARCAEFGRVHVHGGRLRCPELERF is encoded by the coding sequence TTGAGCGCTCCGGAGGATCTGAGACCCTTCGAATGCGATGCGCTTTCCGCCTACACCGTCCTCCCATGGATCGCCGTGTTGCCGGAAACCGTGGAACAGGTCCGGGCGGTGCTGCGTCTATGCCATTCACAGAAGGTGCCGGTCGTGGCCCGGGGGGCCGGAACCGGTCTGTCCGGCGGCGCCTTGCCAGTGGCGGAGGGCGTGCTGCTGAGCCTGGCCAAGTTCAACCGTATCCTCGAAGTCGACCCCGCCAACCGCCTGGCCCGCGTGCAGCCGGGGGTCCGCAATCTCGCCATTTCCGAGGCGGCGGCGCCTTTTGGCCTGTATTACGCTCCCGATCCTTCGTCCCAGGTTGCCTGCACCATCGGCGGCAACGTGGCGGAGAACTCCGGTGGGGTGCACTGCCTGAAATACGGGCTGACCGTGCACAATGTATTGCAGGTCACCCTGCTGACCATCGAAGGCGAGCTGCTGACGCTGGGTTCACTGGGGCTGGACTCGCCCGGCTACGACCTGCTCGCCGTGATCAACGGCTCGGAAGGTCTGCTCGGGGTCATCGTCGAGGTGGTCGTCAAACTGTTGCCGGCGCCCGAAACGGCCCGGACGCTGCTGGCTGCGTTCGACAGCATCGAGGCGGCCGGGAAGGCCGTGGCCGGCGTGATCGGCGCGGGTTTGCTGCCGGCCGGGCTGGAGATGATGGACAAGCTCACCCTCCGAGCGACCGAAGAATTCGTCCATGCCGGCTATCCGGTGGATGCGGCGGCCGTCGTGCTGTGCGAGATGGACGGCATGGCCGAGCAGGTCGAGGCCGAGATCGCCCAGGCGCGGGCGGTACTGGCGGCGCACGGTGCTCTGGAGGTGCGCGAATCGCGCGACGAAGCCGAGCGCCGGAAATTCTGGGCCGGACGCAAGGCTGCCTTCCCGGCGGTCGGGCGCATCGCTCCGGACTATTACTGCATCGACGGCACGATTCCCAGGAAGCGGCTGGCGGAGGTGCTGGGGCGGATCGGCGAACTTTCGGAGCAATTCGGCTTGGCCGTAGGCAACGTCTTCCATGCCGGCGACGGAAACCTGCATCCCCTGATCCTTTACGATGCCTCGCATCCCGGCGAACTGGAGCGCGCCGAGGCGCTGGGGGAGGAAATTCTCACCCTCTGCGTCGAGGTCGGTGGCACGGTGACCGGCGAGCATGGGGTCGGCATCGAGAAGCTCAATCCGATGTGCGTCCAGTTCGGCGCACCGGAGCTGCGGCAGTTTCACTCGTTGAAGGCTGTGTTCGACGCCGGCGGGCTGCTCAATCCCGGCAAGGCCGTGCCGACGCTGGCGCGCTGCGCCGAATTCGGCCGGGTGCATGTGCATGGCGGGCGGCTTCGCTGTCCCGAGCTGGAGCGGTTCTGA